In a single window of the Arachis hypogaea cultivar Tifrunner chromosome 6, arahy.Tifrunner.gnm2.J5K5, whole genome shotgun sequence genome:
- the LOC112697985 gene encoding gamma carbonic anhydrase 1, mitochondrial-like, whose amino-acid sequence MGTLGRAIYTVGFWIRETGQAIDRLGSRFQGKYYFQEQLSRHRTLMNIFDKTPLVDKDAFVAPSASVIGDVKIGGGSSIWYGCVLRGDVNSISVGSGTNIQDNSLVHVAKSNLSGKVLPTIIGDKVTVGHSAVLHGCVVEDEAFVGMGATLLDGVVVEKHAMVAAGSLVRQNSKVPSGEIWAGNPAKFLRKLTDEEIAFISQSATNYTNLAQVHAAENVKSFDEIEFEKGLRKKYARKDEEYDSMLGVVREIPPELILPDNILPKQQEKSLKI is encoded by the exons ATGGGAACCCTTGGGAGAGCCATATACACTGTTGGATTCTGGATTCGAGAAACCGGTCAAGCAATTGATCGCCTCGGTTCCCGTTTTCAAGGGAAATATTACTTCCAAGAGCAGC TGTCTAGGCATCGAACTCTGATGAACATATTTGACAAGACTCCTCTGGTTGATAAGGATGCATTTGTTGCCCCAAGTGCTTCCGTCATCGGTGATGTTAAAATTGGAGGTGGATCATCAATTTGGTATGGATGTGTCTTGAGAG GTGACGTGAACAGCATCAGTGTTGGTAGCGGAACCAACATACAGGACAACTCCTTAGTGCATGTTGCGAAGTCAAATTTAAGTGGAAAGGTGTTGCCTACTATTATTGGAGACAAAGTTACTGTAG GTCATAGTGCTGTTCTACATGGTTGCGTCGTTGAGGATGAGGCTTTTGTTGGTATGGGTGCAACACTACTTGACGGTGTTGTTGTTGAGAAACATGCAATGGTTGCTGCTGGATCCCTTGTGAGACAGAATTCAAAGGTTCCAAGTGGAGAG ATATGGGCAGGCAATCCAGCAAAGTTCCTGAGGAAGCTCACTGATGAAGAGATAGCTTTTATCTCCCAGTCAGCCACCAACTATACTAACCTCGCTCAGGTGCACGCAGCAGAAAATGTGAAATCATTTGATGAAATCGAGTTTGAGAAGGGGTTACGAAAGAAGTATGCACGTAAGGACGAGGAGTATGACTCAATGCTCGGTGTTGTCCGTGAGATTCCTCCAGAGCTTATTCTTCCAGATAATATCCTACCGAAACAACAAGAAAAGTCTCTTAAAATTTGA